Part of the Paenarthrobacter sp. JL.01a genome is shown below.
CCAGGCACTTGAACTGGCCGCCGAGTCGTTGCAGGCCGGGGACATGGACATCTACGGCCGTTTCGACTTCATCTATGACGGCGCCGGCGGTCCGGCCAAAATGCTCGAATACAACGCCGATACGCCCACAGGTCTGATCGAGGCCTCGGTGGCGCAATGGTTCTGGTTGCAGGATGTCTTTCCTGAAAAGGACCAGTGGAACGGCATCCATGAGGCGCTGATCCGGCAGTGGCAAAAGCTGCAGTACCGGACCGGAATGAGCACCCTGCACGTTGCCCACTCCGAAGCGGAGGAATCCGGCGAGGATTGGATGACGGCCGCCTACATGCGGGACGTGGCCAGCCAGGGCGGCTGGACCACCATCGGCATCAACATGTCGGATATTGGCTGGGATCCGAACCTGAACCGGTTCGTTGACCTGGACAACTTCATGATCAGCACCATGTTCAAGCTGTACCCCTGGGAATTGATGATGAAGGAGCCTTTCGGACACCGTCTTCTGCAGCGTGCGCATACTCCTCGCTGGGTGGAGCCGGCCTGGAAGATGCTGCTGTCCAACAAGGCCCTCCTGGCTGCGCTGTGGCACCTCTACCCCAACCACGAGAACCTGCTGCCCGCCTACCTTGGGGACCCCGGACCGATGAAGGAATGGGTGGCCAAGCCCCTGCACGGCCGTGAAGGCGACAATATCCGCATCCATGCCCCCGGCATCGACATCTCGCAGCCCGGAGGCTACGGCCGCGAAGGCTGGTGCTACCAGCAGTACCACCCGCTTCCCGACTTTGACGGAAACCACCCCGTCCTCGGGCTCTGGGTGGTGGACGGCGAATCAGTCGGCTGCGGCATCCGCGAATCGGATGGCCCCATCACGGACTACTTCTGCCGCTTCGTCCCCAACACCATCGACGCCCCCGCGCCCGTCGCGCCCCCTGCTACTTCCTATGGAGCTGCACTATGAGCACTGAAACCTCGACCCCGGGTGGCGGCCCAGCGGGCGGCGACCGTACCGCCGTCGTACCTTCCAAAGGCCTCCGCGCCGGAATCCTGGACCTTGGCGACTCCGTCATGCTGGGGTTGGCATCCACCGCACCGGTCTATTCCCTGGCCGCGACGCTGGGACTGATCGTCGCGGTAAACGGCAATTACACCCCGCTGATCCTCGTGCTTGGCTTCATTCCTGTCCTGTTCATCGCTTATGCATTCCGTGAGCTCAACAGCGCCATGCCGGACTGCGGCACCACGTTCTTCTGGGCACGGAAAGCGTTCGGGCCGTGGGCAGGCTGGCTGGGCG
Proteins encoded:
- a CDS encoding glutathionylspermidine synthase family protein — protein: MRRLSSVPRPDWKQKIEEQGLVFSTTTMPDGRKIEYWNESAYYEFDMDEVEKLEETAENMHLMCLEAAKYLATGAMGDIGIGRQALELAAESLQAGDMDIYGRFDFIYDGAGGPAKMLEYNADTPTGLIEASVAQWFWLQDVFPEKDQWNGIHEALIRQWQKLQYRTGMSTLHVAHSEAEESGEDWMTAAYMRDVASQGGWTTIGINMSDIGWDPNLNRFVDLDNFMISTMFKLYPWELMMKEPFGHRLLQRAHTPRWVEPAWKMLLSNKALLAALWHLYPNHENLLPAYLGDPGPMKEWVAKPLHGREGDNIRIHAPGIDISQPGGYGREGWCYQQYHPLPDFDGNHPVLGLWVVDGESVGCGIRESDGPITDYFCRFVPNTIDAPAPVAPPATSYGAAL